From the genome of Nocardia sp. NBC_01503, one region includes:
- a CDS encoding Ig-like domain-containing protein has product MNIAYSRSRRLAAATLFALVGAAALAPQAIAQVDNVKPPAETYGKYPCVVQCQITAHVSGPDANEPVTFSVNGKEIGTATPKPENGDKGKLTASIEWAAPSNGDFVITASQGADKKSKSTTYTVNVDVSETSKKK; this is encoded by the coding sequence ATGAACATCGCATACTCGCGCAGCCGACGCCTAGCTGCCGCAACACTTTTCGCACTTGTCGGCGCCGCGGCCCTCGCCCCGCAGGCCATCGCCCAGGTCGACAACGTCAAACCCCCGGCCGAGACGTACGGCAAGTACCCGTGCGTCGTGCAATGCCAAATCACCGCACACGTCTCCGGCCCCGATGCCAACGAGCCGGTGACCTTCTCCGTCAACGGCAAGGAGATCGGCACCGCCACACCGAAACCCGAGAACGGCGACAAGGGCAAGCTGACCGCCTCGATCGAGTGGGCCGCCCCCTCGAACGGCGACTTCGTCATCACCGCTTCCCAAGGCGCGGACAAGAAGTCGAAGTCGACCACCTACACGGTGAATGTCGACGTGTCCGAGACTTCCAAGAAGAAGTAG
- a CDS encoding S8 family serine peptidase, whose translation MIFRKSLLFAPVLALTTVMSAVSGAGTSSADDMSLYHPSSGWAQSLMGLGNVTSTGAGVTIYVIDGGMRVDLPEFGGRASIAYDYYDQVNKSGNYTYANGVDDHATQVAVAAAGSTWGIAKQATIKAVKVSNCAGDCYDINAEIAGINWVKDNHQGPSVAVITSNTTRLNDSSEALLNAVNALAAANVFVAVSAGNVDTAELAPTPTYNACFNPPANAAGPMVVAASDASDLDVWSEITPPHPPTQQKIWTSAYGGCVDIFAPGQWIDTKFTTGADTIQSGTSFSAPYVAAAGALYKQKFGDAASPTIKSWLIQHAAPMNRLHASWIYGSDPNARLNLNGL comes from the coding sequence GTGCGGGCACGAGTAGCGCCGACGATATGTCGCTTTATCATCCCAGCTCGGGCTGGGCGCAGAGCCTGATGGGACTGGGGAACGTCACCTCCACAGGTGCGGGGGTGACGATCTACGTCATCGACGGCGGGATGCGGGTCGACCTCCCGGAGTTCGGGGGTCGCGCGTCGATCGCGTACGACTACTACGACCAGGTCAACAAGTCCGGAAATTACACCTACGCCAACGGCGTGGACGACCATGCGACGCAGGTCGCGGTCGCCGCGGCGGGATCCACCTGGGGAATTGCCAAGCAGGCCACCATCAAAGCCGTGAAGGTCAGCAACTGCGCAGGCGATTGCTACGACATCAACGCCGAGATCGCCGGAATCAATTGGGTGAAGGACAATCATCAGGGTCCTTCGGTAGCGGTGATCACGTCGAATACGACTCGGCTGAATGATTCGTCGGAGGCATTGCTGAACGCCGTGAACGCACTCGCCGCGGCCAATGTGTTCGTCGCGGTCTCGGCCGGAAACGTCGATACCGCAGAACTGGCGCCCACCCCGACCTACAACGCGTGCTTCAACCCACCGGCCAATGCGGCGGGTCCGATGGTCGTCGCCGCCAGCGATGCCAGCGATCTCGATGTGTGGAGTGAGATCACCCCACCGCACCCGCCGACGCAGCAAAAGATCTGGACTTCGGCGTACGGCGGCTGCGTCGACATCTTCGCGCCGGGCCAATGGATCGATACCAAGTTCACGACCGGCGCGGACACAATCCAATCCGGCACCTCGTTCTCCGCGCCGTATGTGGCGGCCGCGGGCGCGCTGTACAAGCAGAAGTTCGGCGATGCCGCATCGCCCACCATCAAATCATGGCTGATACAGCATGCGGCCCCGATGAATCGGCTGCACGCCAGTTGGATCTACGGCAGCGACCCGAACGCTCGGTTGAACCTCAACGGCCTCTGA